A genomic region of Palaemon carinicauda isolate YSFRI2023 chromosome 22, ASM3689809v2, whole genome shotgun sequence contains the following coding sequences:
- the LOC137615995 gene encoding uncharacterized protein FLJ40521-like, whose protein sequence is MYFTDIWHYQTRLGCACHRNNHCLGLTRPRNYPKEFCQKTTSVSQRILSKDYVCFSENFVKRLRLFLREFCQKTTSVSQRILSKDYVCFSENFVKRLRLCLKEFCQKTTSVTQRILSKDYVCVSRNFVKRLRLLLKEFCQKTTSVTPRILSKEYVYVSKNFVKRLHLCLREYCQKTTFVSPRILLKDYVCVSKNIVKRRCLYLKEFSQKTTSVSQRIQSKDDVCFSENFVKRLRLCLKEFCQNTTFVTQRILSKDYLRYSKNFVKRIRLCLQEFCQKTTSMSPRILSKDYVCFSKNSVKRLRLCLKEYSQKTMSVSQRIQSKDDVCVSKNSVKRRRLFLREFCQKTTSVSQGILSKDYVCYSKNFVKRLPPLLQEFCQKNTSMSPRILSKDYIYVSENIVKRLQNILLAVRVTRHH, encoded by the exons ATGTATTTTACAGACATATGGCATTATCAAACAAGA TTGGGGTGTGCGTGTCATAGAAATAACCACTGTCTCGGACTGACAAGGCCACGTAATTACCCGAAAGAATTTTGTCAAAAGACTACGTCTGTGTCTCAAAGAATTTTGTCAAAAGACTACGTCTGTTTCTCCGAGAATTTTGTCAAAAGACTACGTCTGTTTCTCCGAGAATTTTGTCAAAAGACTACGTCTGTGTCTCAAAGAATTTTGTCAAAAGACTACGTCTGTTTCTCCGAGAATTTTGTCAAAAGACTACGTCTGTGTCTCAAAGAATTTTGTCAAAAGACTACGTCTGTTACTCAAAGAATTTTGTCAAAAGACTACGTCTGTGTCTCAAGGAATTTTGTCAAAAGACTACGTTTGTTACTCAAAGAATTTTGTCAAAAGACTACCTCCGTTACTCCAAGAATTTTGTCAAAAGAATACGTCTATGTCTCCAAGAATTTTGTCAAAAGACTACATCTATGTCTCCGAGAATATTGTCAAAAGACTACGTTTGTTTCTCCAAGAATTTTGTTAAAAGACTACGTCTGTGTCTCAAAGAATATAGTCAAAAGACGATGTCTGTATCTCAAAGAATTCAGTCAAAAGACGACGTCTGTGTCTCAAAGAATTCAGTCAAAAGACGACGTCTGTTTCTCCGAGAATTTTGTCAAAAGACTACGTCTGTGTCTCAAGGAATTTTGTCAAAACACTACGTTTGTTACTCAAAGAATTTTGTCAAAAGACTACCTCCGTTACTCCAAGAATTTTGTCAAAAGAATACGTCTATGTCTCCAAGAATTTTGTCAAAAGACTACATCTATGTCTCCGAGAATATTGTCAAAAGACTACGTTTGTTTCTCCAAGAATTCAGTCAAAAGACTACGTCTGTGTCTCAAAGAATATAGTCAAAAGACGATGTCTGTATCTCAAAGAATTCAGTCAAAAGACGACGTCTGTGTCTCAAAGAATTCAGTCAAAAGACGACGTCTGTTTCTCCGAGAATTTTGTCAAAAGACTACGTCTGTGTCTCAAGGAATTTTGTCAAAAGACTACGTTTGTTACTCAAAGAATTTTGTCAAAAGACTACCTCCGTTACTCCAAGAATTTTGTCAAAAGAATACGTCTATGTCTCCAAGAATTTTGTCAAAAGACTACATCTATGTCTCCGAGAATATTGTCAAAAGACTAC AGAACATTTTACTGGCTGTTCGTGTCACAAGACACCATTAA
- the LOC137616667 gene encoding rhodanese domain-containing protein CG4456-like isoform X1 gives MPSGRRNQSTQGSTECADIHYDELSSNKDDFVIIDVRNPGEIEHEGHIPGSHNIPLPDLDDALHLDDEEFSSKYGFDKPKEHDTVVVHCQKGSRARRAGDKLASSGMKVRVYPGSFDDWKAKGGEVKTEKE, from the exons ATGCCTTCTG GTCGTCGTAATCAATCAACTCAAGGATCAACAGAATGTGCTG atattcattACGATGAGCTTTCTAGCAACAAGGATGACTTCGTCATCATTGACGTGAGGAACCCAGGGGAGATCGAACACGAGGGACATATTCCTGGCTCACACAACATTCCTC TGCCAGACCTAGATGATGCTCTGCATCTCGATGATGAGGAGTTCTCTAGCAAATACGGCTTCGATAAGCCCAAGGAACACGACACCGTGGTCGTCCACTGCCAGAAAGGGTCCCGTGCCAGGCGAGCTGGGGATAAGCTGGCTTCCTCTGGGATGAAAGTGAG GGTATACCCCGGCTCCTTCGACGACTGGAAGGCCAAGGGAGGCGAGGTGAAAACCGAAAAGGAGTGA
- the LOC137616667 gene encoding rhodanese domain-containing protein CG4456-like isoform X2, giving the protein MPSDIHYDELSSNKDDFVIIDVRNPGEIEHEGHIPGSHNIPLPDLDDALHLDDEEFSSKYGFDKPKEHDTVVVHCQKGSRARRAGDKLASSGMKVRVYPGSFDDWKAKGGEVKTEKE; this is encoded by the exons ATGCCTTCTG atattcattACGATGAGCTTTCTAGCAACAAGGATGACTTCGTCATCATTGACGTGAGGAACCCAGGGGAGATCGAACACGAGGGACATATTCCTGGCTCACACAACATTCCTC TGCCAGACCTAGATGATGCTCTGCATCTCGATGATGAGGAGTTCTCTAGCAAATACGGCTTCGATAAGCCCAAGGAACACGACACCGTGGTCGTCCACTGCCAGAAAGGGTCCCGTGCCAGGCGAGCTGGGGATAAGCTGGCTTCCTCTGGGATGAAAGTGAG GGTATACCCCGGCTCCTTCGACGACTGGAAGGCCAAGGGAGGCGAGGTGAAAACCGAAAAGGAGTGA